A region of the Campylobacter subantarcticus LMG 24377 genome:
TTTAGCCATGTCTTTTTGCACAGGTGTATTTGCGCTATAAGTGTCTTTTGCTCTTATGAAAGTTTGCAAAGTGCTTCCCAAGTGCGGTATTTAAAAAATGCAAAATGTGGTTCATCAACAAACATTGCCTTTTCTTTGAAAAAATGAAAAGCATGCTTTGGCGGAAAGATTTTATCATCTTTACTGATTATGGCTTTATCCCAAGTGAAATTTTCATTTAAGTCTTTAGTGCAAAACTCATATAAACTTAAAAGCTCCGCTTTTAAATACTCATTTTTTTCAAAGTAAAATTCATCACTTAAACTCATTCTTTTTTCAAATAAATTCGCTTTAAAATCTTCCAAGGCAAATCTTTTCATCGTTAGTTTAAAAATGGCTTTTTTGATCCCAAATTCATCATCTATAGGTAAATTGGTGCCATTTATGGCTATTTTTTTATCAAATTTTATATCTTTTAAAAGTTTACTCGCGACGCAAACTCCCATAGAAAAACCAACAAGGGTGATTTTTTCAAATTTATGAAGATCAAATTCCCAATCAAAACTCGTATAATCATACACCATTAAAACATTTACATCGCTTTTTAAATGTGCAAAATGGCTAAAATGCGAGCAAAACCCTGAAAAAAACAAAATCAACTCACGCGAACTTGCATTTTCATGTAAAAAATGAGTTTTCAAAGTACCTCCAAAACCTTTTCTAAATCTTTTTTCACTAGCCCAGCATGCAAAGAAAAGCGAATTCTAGCTGTATTTTTAGCTACGGTTGGCTCTTTAATAGCAGGTGCAAAAATACCATTTTCTAAAAGCTTTTGTGAAATTTCACTAGCTAGTGCATTTTGCCCTAAAATAAAAGATATCACATAAGCCTCGCCTAGAACTGCACCTTTACTTGCTAAAGCATTTTTAAACCAAGTGCTTAACTCTAAAAGTTCTTTTCTTTGAGCGCTAAATTCATGCAAATGCTTAAAAACATGCAAAGTCCAAGCTACATTGATAGGCGCAATAGCAGTTGAGTATATAAAGGCCCTTGCTTTGTTGATAAAAAAATCTTTTTCATCACTTATCATACAAGCTCCCGTAGAAGCTATGGCTTTACCAAAGGTAAAAACTAAAAAATCCACTTCCTTTTCTAAGCCCAAAAATTTCACATAACCCAAACCATCATCACTAAAACACCCTATGCTATGAGCTTCATCAATGTAAATTTTGATATTTTTAAATTCTTTTTTTAAATTTATGAATTCTTTTATAGGTGCAAAATCTCCATCCATACTAAATAACGCTTCACTTACGATGATGATATTTTCAAATTCTTTATGGTGTTTTTGCACTAAGCTTTGCAAATGCTTTATATCATTGTGCTTAAATCTTATAAATTTAGCCCCGCCAAGCCTTAAACCATCGATGATACTTGCATGCACTTGTTTATCTGCTAAAAACAAAGTATTTTTAATGCTTGCTAAAGCTTGCAAACAGCTAACATTTAAGGCATAGCCGTTGTTAAAATGCAAAATTTTTTTGCCTAATTTAGTTTCTAAAAAGCTTTCAAATTCATCAAAAATCGCATAATTTCCACTCAAGCTTCTTGAACTTGAACTAGAAAATTCAAATTCTTTTAAATGTGTTAAAAAATCTTGCTTTAATGCTTTTTCATTGCTTAAATTTAGATAATCATTACTCGCTAAATTTAGCAATTTTTGCCCATTATAAATGACATATTTTCCCTCATGTTTTAATGAGCGTAGAATTCTAAAATTATCTTGTTGTTTTAACTCATCTAAAATTTGTGCAATTTGCATATTTGAACCTAAAATTGTTCTTTAAAATTTGCATAAAGCATACACCCATCTTCATTTTTTAAGTCACAAGCTTTGCCAAAATACTCTAAAGCTTTGGAAATATCTTTTTTAACACCATTTCCAAACCCATACATAAATCCAAGGCGAATACAGCCTAATCCATCATTTAAATCGCAAGCTTTTTGATATAATTTGACTGCTTTAAAATTATCTATTCTTACACCTTTTCCACCTACATACATAGCGCCAAGATTGGTACAGCCTAAGCCGAAATTTAAGTCACATGCCTTTTGATACAATTCTACTGCCTTAAAATTATCCTTTTTTACACCTTGTCCATTTTGATACATAAAACCAAGATTAGAACAACCCGAGCCTTCATTTAAATTACATGATTTTTGATACAATTCTACCGCTTTGAAATTATCTTTTCTAATACTTTCTCCATTTTTATACATAAAACCAAGATTAACACACCCCTTGCCAACATTTAAATCACAGGCTTTTTTATAAAACTCCACTGCTTTAAAATTGTCTTTTTTTAAAAGCATTTCATCATACATAAAACCAAGATTATAACAACCAAAACCATTATTTAAATCACAGGCTTGCTTGTAATACTTCATAGCATTTATATAATCACCACTCTCATAGGCTTTAATTCCTTTTTCGAGTATATCCTCTTGTGAGTATGCAAAATTTGAAAATAAAATCGTTAAGATAATCAAAACTTTTTTCATACTTTACCTCTAAATTTAAGATAAAAGCTAATTATATAAATATTTTCTAAATAATCCTTTTTCATTTTAAAGCATAAATTTGAGTAAAAATTGTAGTATCATTAGTAATAAAAATCAAAGAAGTAAAAATGAATTTAAAAGAACTAGACTTAAAACACATTTGGCACCCTTGCACGCAAATGAGCGATCATGAGTTTTTACCTTTAATACCTATAAAAAAGGCTAAGGGAGTGTATTTGTATGATTTTGATGAAAAATCCTACATAGACTGCATTAGCTCTTGGTGGGTGAATATCTTTGGCCATTGTAATGAACATATCAATGAAAAAATCAAAGATCAACTTCAAAGTTTAGAGCATGTCTTGCTGGCTGGCTTTTCACATGAGCCCATCATAGAGCTTTCACAAAGACTTTGCAAGCTTTTACCTTTTGATAAATGCTTTTTTGCAGACAATGGTAGTTCAGCCATAGAAGTGGCTTTAAAAATGAGTTTTCAATACCACTTAAACAATGGCTCTAAAAAGGATAAATTCTTATCACTTAGCAATTCTTACCATGGAGAAACCTTAGGTGCATTAAGCGTTGGCGATGTAGCGCTTTATAAAAAAACCTATGAGCCTTTACTTTTAAAAAGTATCACAACGCCTGTGCCAACAAGCAAGGATTATACAAAAGAACTTGAAATTTTAGAAAGCATTTTAAAAAATCATCATCATGAAATTTGTGCTTTTATACTTGAACCTTTACTTCAATGTGCGGGCAATATGCATATGTATGAGCTTGGGTATTTAAATGAAGCGATTAAACTTGCTAAAAGTTATGGCGTACAAGTGATATTTGATGAGATAGCCACAGGTTTTGGACGCACAGGGGAAATGTTTGCGCTTGATTATTGCTCACAAAGTATTGATTATATATGTCTTTCTAAAGCTATCACGGGTGGGTATTTACCACTTTCAGTGGTGCTTACTAAAGATGAAATTTATGAGAAATTTTATGATAGTTATGAGAGTCAAAAGGCCTTTTTGCACTCTCACTCTTACACGGGTAATGCCCTAGCTTGTGCGGCGGCTAATGCGACTTTGGATATTTTTGAAAAAGAAAATATCATCACAAAAAATAAAATCAAAAGTGCTTTTATAAAAACTCAATGGGAGAGTTTAAAAGAATTTGACTTTTTAGGAAATTTTAGAAATTTAGGTATGGTAAGTGCATTTGATATACAAAAAAGCAAATACCAAAGAGCAGGACTTGAAGTCTTTCAAAGAGCCTTAGAAAAAGGCTTGCTTTTAAGACCACTTGGAAATACAATCTACTTCATGCCACCATATGTTATCAATGAAGATGAGATTAATTATGTAGTGCAGTCTTTAAGAGAGATTTTCAAGGATTTTTAAAAGCTTTTTGCACACTTTATCATCAAATTCTATGATAGGAATTTTAGCATAGTTGCTTATAAAATCCTTGCTAAAATTATCTTGGCTTTTTAAGATTAAAGCAAGGATTTTAATATCTCTTTGTTTGAGTGCTTCTATGCTTAAAAGCGTGTGATTGATACTTCCTAGATAGTCTTTTGCGACTAAAATCGTAGGATGCTTAAACGCGCTCATATAATCAATCATCGTTTTTTCATCATCAAGAGGCGAAAAAAGCCCACCAGCTAACTCGATGATGAGTTTATCACTTTGTGGAATTTGTATATCAAAGGCTTTGTAGTTTAAATTCTCTAAAATCCTACCTTTATGCGGTGAAGCAGGAGTTTGTAAAAACACACCTTCTTTAAAAATCTTAGTTTTTGGGCTAAATTGAGCTATTGCCTCGCTATCTTTTGGCACACCTGCTTGAATAAGCTTAAAATAATCAAAATCCAATTCCTTACAAAGTCTAGCACTTAGATAAGTTTTGCCAACATTTGTGTCTATACCACTAATGTATATTTTCATTTTAAACTATGAGAGTATTTTTAAACCCACAGTACAAGCAATGATGAGAGCGATCAAAAAAAGCTTTAAAAAGCTTTTGCTTTCTTTGTAAAAAAGCACTCCTATGATGACCCCACCTGCTGTTCCTGCACCTGTCCATATAGAATAAGCCACACTCATAGCAATACTTTGCATACTAAGGCTTAAAAAACCAAATGAAAAACCAAAACACACTATCAAAGCTAAAAGATAAAGCTTGTTTTTAGTGCTTACAAGCTGTTTCATGATAATCACGCCAAAAATTTCAAAAGCAGTCGCTAAGAATAAAAAAAACCATTCCATTACTTAGTTTCCTTGCTGATGATCTTAAGGCCTATAATGCTTAAAAGCAAAATGGCTATTAAAACAAGCTTGGTAATGGAAGTTGGCTCATTAAAAATAAACATTTCATTAAACACCACTCCAACTGAACCAATACCGACAAAAACACTATAAGCAATGCTTACTTCAAGTCTTTCGCAAGCTTTTAGAAAACATATAAAGGATATACATATACCAATAATCGTTAAAATATAATGCCATACCTCGGTTGAGTATTTTAAACCACTTACCCAAAAACACTCAACCAAACCACCTAAAATAACCATAAACCAACCAAAATTAGAACTTATTTTTGTTCTTTCTATCATAAATCTACCTTTTTTTTAAAAGTGCAAATTATAACTAAAATTACAAAACATAAGTTCTTTAGAGTTAAATTTTTTTACTTTCAACCTCTTTGAGTATGGATTGAGAGATGTTTCCAACTGCTTTGGTAGCTTCATTTGTGAAATTTGCAATTTTTACATTTTCTTTTGTAACGCCTTCTAAATTAACAATTGCATCATTAATTTGTGTAATACTTTGAGTTTGTTCTTGCATTGAACTAGATACATCATTCACACTTTGCACCAAAATATTTACATTAGCTTCAATCTCTCCTAAACTTTTTTCAGTTTTTTCAGCTAAATGACGCACCTCATCAGCTACTACCGCAAAACCTCGCCCATGCTCACCCGCACGCGCAGCTTCAATAGCAGCATTTAGGGCAAGTAAATTAGTTTGATCTGCTATATCTTTAATCACATTGACAATTTCTTTGATATTATCTGCTTGTGTTGCAACCTCTTTGGTTTTATCGCCTACATTTTGCATAGAGATGTTGATCTGATCTACCGCATGAATGGATTTTTCAAGCGATTGTGACTGAGAGTACGTCCCATCTACTAATTTTTGCATCGACTCTTCTAGTTTTACACTTTGTAGAGTTAGTTCTTTTGCAAAAGCAGAAGATGAAATAAGCATTTTTTTAATCTCCCCACCTAACACATTAGTAGTAACCTCTACATTACCTTTTGCGTTTTGAACCTGCGTAGAAAAATCCAAAGCTTTATAACTATCAAGCACTCGATCAAGCTCATTGATATTTGATCCTATTTTCTCTTCTAAAACATCAAGCATATCATTTAAAATATTTTTTAACTCTACAAGTTGAGGGTTGATAGGATTTTTATCAATTCTTGCAGATAAATTACCGCGTTCTATTTCTTTTACTTTTTGCACACTTTCAGCAACTGCTTCTTGGTCTTTATGTAAGTTGTTTTGAGTGTTTGTAATGCTTTGACTGATTTCACGCGCTATAACTGAAAATTCATCATTACCTTTGAGACTAATTTCTATTGAATCCATTTTCTTTTTATAGTTTAAACTATCAAAAAAGCTTTTTAATGTATTTTGTATAATGATGATTTTTTTTAAAAAATAATCTATCATACCACCCAAAATAGCAATAATAACAATCACAAATATCACTCCAAAAATAATCTGCGTAACAAGCAATTTATCAAAAACATCATCATAGTCTTTTAAAGAATTTGCAGAACACAACATCATTTCATTGGCTGTATTTAAACACACTGCAACACGTTGATCACCTTTTAAGGTGTATTCGATCAAATCAGTTGGCGTGTTAGGTGTTGCTTTAACTTCTTTTATAAAAAGATTAATTGCATTTGCTATTTCTGTTTCTTTGTTTAAATCAATATCCCCTGAAGAATGAGCGATCAAATTTTCATTATTATTAATCAAAAAAACACTATTGCTTGGAGTTATTTTTAACCCCTCAAAAGCTTTACGCATATCATCAAGAAAAATCTCCCCCGCTAACACTCCTACAAATTTTCCATCTATTTCAAGAGGTGTAGTGATCGAAACAACCATCTTTTTTGTAACCACATCTAAAAAAGGATCAGAGATGTTTGTCATTTTGGTGTCTTTTGTAAGTTTATACCACGCTCTTGTTCTAGCATCAAAACCATCTTTTTCTTGATTTAAAATAAAATGCTTACCTTTAGAATTCATATCTACATCAATCAAGCTTCCATCTTTTTCATAGCCTACATAAATAGCCGTAAAAGAATACAAGGTGAAAACATGCTCCAAAAACCTAGCAAGACCTTCCTCACTAACATCTTCACTAGCAACAATAGCTTTTGCTATTTTATCTATGTTTTCTTTTCTTGAATTAAAATAAAGCTCAATGAAACTTTTACCATTTTTCACACTTTCTTGCTTTCCGTGAGTAATGCTTTGTAAAATATCTCTTTTGGAAGAATGATAATTTATTCCTACAAAAACCCCAAAGCCTATACACAAGATCAAAGCTGTGAGTATAGAAATTCTTCTTGCAATAATCGTTTTAAAAATCAAAAAATACCTCCATATTGTAATAATTTTTAAACATTATAATGTAATTGTTAATAATTTATTGATTTATATTAATAAAATAGAAAAAATATAAATATTTTGTTTTAAATTTTCACATTTTGTTATATAAATTAATTTGTATTTAATTTTATTATTTATAAAATAGATAAAGTAGCTTAAAAAAAAGGAGATAAAAATGGGTTTTTTGGTAAATAGCAAAAAAGCTTTAATAATATTAGCTAGTTTGATATTTCTAACAAGTGATACTTTTGCAAATGACTTTAAACCTATTATAGTAATTCATGGTGGTACAAGTGGCTTAGGACTTACTAAAGAGGAATTTACCAAAAGAGAAAAGGTAATGAAAGAATCTTTAAAAACAGGTCAAAACATACTTGAAAAAGGTGGAAGCTCTGTTGATGCAGTAATAGCTGCCATTAAAGTAATGGAAGATAGTCCTGAATTTAATGCAGGAAAAGGAGCTGTATTTACTTCAGATGGATTTAACGAATTAGATGCTTCTTTAATGGATGGAAAAAGCTTGAATGCAGGCGCAATAGCTATGGCAAGAACTATTAAAAATCCTATAGAAGCAGCAAGGGTTGTAATGGATAAAACCCCTCACACTCTAATAGCAGGAGAAGGAGCTGATAGGCTTGCTAAAAATAGTAGCTTAGAAATAGTTGATCAAAAATATTTTTATACAGATCATAGATACAAGCAATTCCAAGAAGCAAAAAAAAGTAAAGAAGTATTGCTCGATAGTGACAAAGCTAAAGCACACCTTGGCATAAACACCGAACCATATTTAGGCACAGTTGGCGCTATTGCTTTAGATAAAAATGGGAATTTAGCAGCAGGAACGAGCACGGGTGGAACTACAAACAAAATGACAGGTCGCATAGGCGATTCACCTATTATAGGCGCGGGAAATTACGCAAATAATGATTCTGTTGCAGTTTCATGCACAGGAACAGGAGATATTTACATAAGAGCTGTAGCAGCACATGAAGTAGCATCTTTATACAAATACAAAAAACTTCCTATTGAAAAAGCAGCACAAGAAACTATCAAAGAAGTTGCCGCTCTAGGTGGAACAGGTGGTATTATTTCTATAGATAAAAATGGAAATGTAGGATATGC
Encoded here:
- a CDS encoding pimeloyl-ACP methyl esterase BioG family protein; the encoded protein is MKTHFLHENASSRELILFFSGFCSHFSHFAHLKSDVNVLMVYDYTSFDWEFDLHKFEKITLVGFSMGVCVASKLLKDIKFDKKIAINGTNLPIDDEFGIKKAIFKLTMKRFALEDFKANLFEKRMSLSDEFYFEKNEYLKAELLSLYEFCTKDLNENFTWDKAIISKDDKIFPPKHAFHFFKEKAMFVDEPHFAFFKYRTWEALCKLS
- the bioD gene encoding dethiobiotin synthase — its product is MKIYISGIDTNVGKTYLSARLCKELDFDYFKLIQAGVPKDSEAIAQFSPKTKIFKEGVFLQTPASPHKGRILENLNYKAFDIQIPQSDKLIIELAGGLFSPLDDEKTMIDYMSAFKHPTILVAKDYLGSINHTLLSIEALKQRDIKILALILKSQDNFSKDFISNYAKIPIIEFDDKVCKKLLKILENLS
- a CDS encoding adenosylmethionine--8-amino-7-oxononanoate transaminase, with translation MNLKELDLKHIWHPCTQMSDHEFLPLIPIKKAKGVYLYDFDEKSYIDCISSWWVNIFGHCNEHINEKIKDQLQSLEHVLLAGFSHEPIIELSQRLCKLLPFDKCFFADNGSSAIEVALKMSFQYHLNNGSKKDKFLSLSNSYHGETLGALSVGDVALYKKTYEPLLLKSITTPVPTSKDYTKELEILESILKNHHHEICAFILEPLLQCAGNMHMYELGYLNEAIKLAKSYGVQVIFDEIATGFGRTGEMFALDYCSQSIDYICLSKAITGGYLPLSVVLTKDEIYEKFYDSYESQKAFLHSHSYTGNALACAAANATLDIFEKENIITKNKIKSAFIKTQWESLKEFDFLGNFRNLGMVSAFDIQKSKYQRAGLEVFQRALEKGLLLRPLGNTIYFMPPYVINEDEINYVVQSLREIFKDF
- a CDS encoding DMT family transporter, encoding MIERTKISSNFGWFMVILGGLVECFWVSGLKYSTEVWHYILTIIGICISFICFLKACERLEVSIAYSVFVGIGSVGVVFNEMFIFNEPTSITKLVLIAILLLSIIGLKIISKETK
- a CDS encoding aminotransferase class I/II-fold pyridoxal phosphate-dependent enzyme, with protein sequence MQIAQILDELKQQDNFRILRSLKHEGKYVIYNGQKLLNLASNDYLNLSNEKALKQDFLTHLKEFEFSSSSSRSLSGNYAIFDEFESFLETKLGKKILHFNNGYALNVSCLQALASIKNTLFLADKQVHASIIDGLRLGGAKFIRFKHNDIKHLQSLVQKHHKEFENIIIVSEALFSMDGDFAPIKEFINLKKEFKNIKIYIDEAHSIGCFSDDGLGYVKFLGLEKEVDFLVFTFGKAIASTGACMISDEKDFFINKARAFIYSTAIAPINVAWTLHVFKHLHEFSAQRKELLELSTWFKNALASKGAVLGEAYVISFILGQNALASEISQKLLENGIFAPAIKEPTVAKNTARIRFSLHAGLVKKDLEKVLEVL
- a CDS encoding DMT family transporter, with the protein product MEWFFLFLATAFEIFGVIIMKQLVSTKNKLYLLALIVCFGFSFGFLSLSMQSIAMSVAYSIWTGAGTAGGVIIGVLFYKESKSFLKLFLIALIIACTVGLKILS
- a CDS encoding TPR repeat protein, Sel1 subfamily, with protein sequence MKKVLIILTILFSNFAYSQEDILEKGIKAYESGDYINAMKYYKQACDLNNGFGCYNLGFMYDEMLLKKDNFKAVEFYKKACDLNVGKGCVNLGFMYKNGESIRKDNFKAVELYQKSCNLNEGSGCSNLGFMYQNGQGVKKDNFKAVELYQKACDLNFGLGCTNLGAMYVGGKGVRIDNFKAVKLYQKACDLNDGLGCIRLGFMYGFGNGVKKDISKALEYFGKACDLKNEDGCMLYANFKEQF
- a CDS encoding isoaspartyl peptidase/L-asparaginase family protein, which encodes MGFLVNSKKALIILASLIFLTSDTFANDFKPIIVIHGGTSGLGLTKEEFTKREKVMKESLKTGQNILEKGGSSVDAVIAAIKVMEDSPEFNAGKGAVFTSDGFNELDASLMDGKSLNAGAIAMARTIKNPIEAARVVMDKTPHTLIAGEGADRLAKNSSLEIVDQKYFYTDHRYKQFQEAKKSKEVLLDSDKAKAHLGINTEPYLGTVGAIALDKNGNLAAGTSTGGTTNKMTGRIGDSPIIGAGNYANNDSVAVSCTGTGDIYIRAVAAHEVASLYKYKKLPIEKAAQETIKEVAALGGTGGIISIDKNGNVGYAWTKDKLGMYHGEARIGEEPKVFWPLAK